One window of the Pieris brassicae chromosome Z, ilPieBrab1.1, whole genome shotgun sequence genome contains the following:
- the LOC123718793 gene encoding mucin-2-like isoform X47 translates to MSTFREDMRLLILLLLGTAWADVLPNGCPRDFSVHHLLRHEDCKKFYSCSNGVPIEMSCAPGTAFDFDLQKCIEDTSGCAKNDHNFIDSGGTCIPTAHETDCTKYYSCEKGVHVLTSCDPGYRFNTETGKCDVSSKVTCKHIKKRSIQTRCPNDVRIQMNIPHESDCDKYYRCFHGNRILMSCFNGAHYNPKTQSCDTPENAGCVDEEIIEDCPANTFIPIFLPHDTDCSKYYRCFRGNKQVQRCGHGQHFNAKTQLCDTIANAGCEKESNPPNECLKDGMLLSHEQCDKYFQCVHGNKILMPCPTGMHFSFKLQRCDWPKIAKCEPTQTPTTTTTTTTTTTTPKPESTPTPGYFPNGCPIDYRIEQLLPHPDCTKFYQCVHGFKQEMPCPGGTHFSFALQRCDWPSIAKCVPGITTTTRRPITTRRPTTTTRRSTTITTTKSPISTPRPGYFPNGCPVDYRIEQLLPHPDCTKFYQCVHGFKQEMPCPGGTHFSYELQRCDWPHIANCKPGASTSSPTTTPSTTPSTTTSTLRPTITTPSVTTSKPEYLPNGCPKDFSVHLLLPHEYDCTKFYHCNFGEKVERQCNSNLYFDPILQVCNWPSAVDCKPSTPPQSTTIKDLETTTTEVTSSVATTPDTTISPEVSTVGPTTPEATTPEATTAEDTTLEPTTPEATTPEATTAEDTTLEPTTTEATTPEATTPEATTAEDTTLEPTTPEASTPEATTAEDTTLEPTTTEATTPEATTPEATTAEDTTLEPTTPEATTPEATTAEDTTLEPTTPEASTPEATTAEDTTLEPTTPEATTPEATTAEDTTLEPTTPEATTPEATTAEDTTLEPTTPEATTPEATTPEATTAEDTTLEPTMPEATTPEATTPEATTPETSTPEASTPEGTTPEATTPEATTAEDTTLEPTTPEATTPETTTAEDTTLEPTTPEATTPEATTTEDTTLEPTTPEASTPEATTAEDTTLESTTPEASTPEATTAEDTTLEPTTPEATTPEATTPEATTAEDTTLEPTTPEATTPEATTAEDTTLEPTTTEATAPEATTPEATTAEDTTLEPTTPEATTPEATTAEDTTLEPTTPEASTPEATTAEDTTLEPTTPEATTPEATTPEATTAEDTTLEPTTPEATTPEATTAEDTTLEPTTPEATTPEATTPEATTAEDTTLEPTTPEATTPEATTAEDTTLEPTTPEATTPEATTPEATTAEDTTLEPTTPEATTPEATTAEDTTLEPTTPEATTPEATTPEATTAEDTTLEPTTTEATAPEATTPEATTAEDTTLEPTTPEATTPEATTAEDTTLEPTTPEATTPEATTPEATTAEDTTLEPTTPEATTPEATTPEATTAEDTTLEPTTPEATTPEATTAEDTTLEPTTPEATTPEATTPEATTAEDTTLEPTTTEATAPEATTPEATTAEDTTLEPTTTEATAPEATTPEATTAEDTTLEPTTPEATTPEATTAEDTTLEPTTPEATTPEATTAEDTTLEPTTPEATTPEATTAEDTTLEPTTPEASTPSTPSTPAPICPPGVFGNVPHPVLCDYYYNCIGGMEVLLRCLEGFEYDHSIRGCSRISENGCFARKNVTTTIDYNTDTTTDYQLIDTTTEYIESTTYRENICPPGFSGNLPHSTICSHYYLCEEGEAILKNCAKGFEYDAEIMDCVPISETGCYAQQGLTTTTDNNRLPELSTYKNDEEDYICPPMFSGNIEHPTLCDSYYTCFAGMEFLMNCSHGFEFDPVVKNCVRISKTGCFATRYNLTSSTTTTTTPTITTTENNKDKPICPPNFSGNVPHETKCDSYYTCFSGSEFLMQCPNGFEFDSNTKDCVRISETGCFAQQRLATTTDNNRLPELSTYKNDEEDYICPPMFSGNIKHPSLCDSYYTCFAGMEFLMNCTHGFEFDPVVKDCVRISETGCFAQQGLATTTDNNKLPELSTYKNDEEDYICPPMFSGNIEHPSLCDSYYTCFAGMEFLMNCSHGFEFDPAVKNCVRISNTGCFATRYNLTTTTTTTTTTTPSTTTPENNKVKPICPPAFSGNIPHRTKCDYYYTCFSGSEFLMQCPKEFEFDPNTKDCVRISEAGCFAHQDLTTTTDNNRLPELSTYKNDEEDYICPPTFSGNIEHPTLCDSYYTCFAGMEFLMNCSHGFEFDPVVENCVRVSKTGCFATRYNLTTTTTTSTTTEHNKVTPICPPAFSGNIPHRTKCDYYYTCFSGSEFLMQCPNGFEFDPTTNECVRVTPSGCFARQNDPENICAPGKSGHVPHPELCDTFYLCAMGEPLRLHCSRGFEFSAENGQCVAISDDGCFAKVKQSKQMPICSPAKSGNIPHQTRCDSYYHCEDGEATEVFCKEGLEFDPETKQCALISENGCTARK, encoded by the exons AGTTGTGACACGCCGGAGAATGCTGGTTGCGTTGACGAGGAAATTATCGAGGACTGTCCAGCTAACACCTTTATCCCAATATTTTTACCTCATGATACTGACTGTAGCAAGTATTATAGATGCTTTAGGGGTAACAAACAAGTCCAAAGGTGTGGTCATGGTCAGCATTTTAATGCGAAAACCCAG CTCTGCGATACAATAGCAAACGCTGGCTGCGAAAAGGAATCGAACCCGCCAAATGAGTGCCTTAAGGATGGAATGTTGCTATCACATGAGCAGtgtgataaatattttcaatgtgTTCAcgggaataaaatattaatgccGTGTCCAACTGGGATGCACTTTAGTTTCAAGTTACAG CGATGTGATTGGCCAAAAATAGCGAAATGTGAGCCAACACAAACACCAACAACAACAACGactacaacaacaacaacaacgaCACCGAAACCGGAATCAACACCCACACCGGGATACTTTCCTAACGGATGTCCTATAGACTATAGAATTGAACAGTTGTTACCACATCCGGATTGTACGAAATTTTATCAGTGCGTGCATGGTTTTAAACAAGAAATGCCTTGTCCAGGAGGAACGCACTTCAGTTTTGCTTTGcag AGATGTGATTGGCCTAGTATAGCAAAGTGTGTTCCGGGTATAACAACTACAACTCGACGCCCAATAACAACTCGTCGACCAACAACAACTACTCGTCGATCGACAACAATTACAACGACCAAATCACCTATTAGTACCCCAAGGCCTGGATATTTTCCCAATGGATGTCCAGTAGACTACAGAATCGAACAATTGTTACCACATCCTGACTGCACTAAATTCTATCAGTGCGTGCATGGCTTTAAACAAGAAATGCCATGTCCGGGAGGAACACACTTCAGTTATGAACTGCAG AGATGCGATTGGCCACATATTGCTAATTGTAAGCCTGGAGCTTCAACTTCTTCCCCAACAACAACACCTTCTACAACACCCAGTACAACAACATCAACACTAAGACCAACAATAACAACGCCCAGCGTAACAACGTCAAAGCCAGAATATTTACCAAATGGTTGTCCTAAGGACTTTTCGGTCCATTTGTTGCTACCACATGAGTACGATTGCACGAAATTCTATCATTGCAATTTTGGGGAGAAGGTTGAGCGGCAATGTAATTCGAATTTATACTTCGATCCAATTTTGCAG GTATGTAACTGGCCGTCAGCAGTTGATTGCAAGCCAAGCACGCCTCCTCAAAGTACAACTATAAAAGATCTCGAAACAACAACCACTGAGGTAACCTCTTCAGTTGCTACCACTCCTGATACCACAATAAGTCCAGAAGTGTCTACAGTAGGGCCAACTACGCCTGAAGCAACTACACCAGAGGCAACCACGGCCGAAGACACAACATTAGAGCCTACTACGCCTGAGGCAACAACACCTGAGGCTACCACGGCTGAAGACACAACATTGGAGCCAACTACGACTGAAGCAACAACACCAGAGGCTACTACACCAGAGGCTACCACGGCTGAAGACACAACATTAGAGCCAACTACGCCTGAGGCATCAACACCAGAGGCTACCACAGCTGAAGACACAACATTGGAGCCAACTACGACTGAAGCAACAACACCAGAGGCTACTACACCAGAGGCTACCACGGCTGAAGACACAACATTAGAGCCAACTACGCCTGAAGCAACAACACCAGAAGCTACCACGGCTGAAGACACAACATTAGAGCCAACTACGCCTGAGGCATCAACACCAGAGGCTACCACAGCTGAAGACACAACATTAGAGCCAACTACGCCTGAGGCAACAACACCAGAAGCTACTACAGCTGAAGACACAACATTAGAGCCAACTACGCCTGAAGCAACTACACCAGAG GCTACCACGGCTGAAGACACAACATTAGAGCCAACTACGCCTGAGGCAACAACACCTGAGGCTACTACACCAGAGGCTACCACGGCTGAAGACACAACATTAGAGCCAACTATGCCTGAGGCAACAACACCTGAGGCTACTACACCAGAGGCTACTACACCAGAGACCAGTACACCAGAGGCTAGTACACCAGAGGGTACTACACCAGAGGCTACTACACCAGAGGCTACCACGGCTGAAGACACAACATTAGAGCCAACTACGCCTGAAGCAACTACACCAGAGACTACCACGGCTGAAGACACAACATTAGAGCCAACTACGCCTGAGGCAACAACACCAGAAGCTACTACAACTGAAGACACAACATTAGAGCCAACTACGCCTGAAGCATCTACACCAGAGGCTACCACGGCTGAAGACACAACATTAGAGTCAACTACGCCTGAGGCATCAACACCAGAGGCTACCACGGCTGAAGACACAACATTAGAGCCTACTACGCCTGAGGCAACAACACCTGAGGCTACTACACCAGAG GCTACCACGGCTGAAGACACAACATTAGAGCCAACTACACCAGAGGCTACTACACCAGAGGCTACCACGGCTGAAGACACAAC ATTAGAGCCAACTACGACTGAAGCAACAGCACCAGAGGCTACTACACCAGAGGCTACCACGGCTGAAGACACAACATTAGAGCCAACTACGCCTGAAGCAACAACACCAGAAGCTACCACGGCTGAAGACACAACATTAGAGCCAACTACGCCTGAGGCATCAACACCAGAGGCTACCACAGCTGAAGACACAACATTGGAGCCAACTACGCCTGAGGCAACAACACCTGAGGCTACTACACCAGAGGCTACCACGGCTGAAGACACAACATTAGAGCCAACTACACCAGAGGCTACTACACCAGAGGCTACCACGGCTGAAGACACAACATTAGAGCCAACTACGCCTGAGGCAACAACACCTGAGGCTACTACACCAGAGGCTACCACGGCTGAAGACACAACATTAGAGCCAACTACGCCTGAAGCAACTACACCAGAGGCTACCACGGCTGAAGACACAACATTGGAGCCAACTACGCCTGAGGCAACAACACCTGAGGCTACTACACCAGAGGCTACCACGGCTGAAGACACAACATTAGAGCCAACTACACCAGAGGCTACTACACCAGAGGCTACCACGGCTGAAGACACAACATTAGAGCCAACTACGCCTGAGGCAACAACACCTGAGGCTACTACACCAGAGGCTACCACGGCTGAAGACACAACATTAGAGCCAACTACGACTGAAGCAACAGCACCAGAGGCTACTACACCAGAGGCTACCACGGCTGAAGACACAACATTAGAGCCAACTACGCCTGAAGCAACTACACCAGAGGCTACCACGGCTGAAGACACAACATTGGAGCCAACTACGCCTGAGGCAACAACACCTGAGGCTACTACACCAGAGGCTACCACGGCTGAAGACACAACATTAGAGCCAACTACACCAGAGGCTACTACACCAGAGGCTACTACACCAGAGGCTACCACGGCTGAAGACACAACATTAGAGCCAACTACGCCTGAAGCAACTACACCAGAGGCTACCACGGCTGAAGACACAACATTAGAGCCAACTACGCCTGAGGCAACAACACCTGAGGCTACTACACCAGAGGCTACCACGGCTGAAGACACAACATTAGAGCCAACTACGACTGAAGCAACAGCACCAGAGGCTACTACACCAGAGGCTACCACGGCTGAAGACACAACATTAGAGCCAACTACGACTGAAGCAACAGCACCAGAGGCTACTACACCAGAGGCTACCACGGCTGAAGACACAACATTAGAGCCAACTACGCCTGAGGCAACTACACCAGAGGCTACCACGGCTGAAGACACAACATTGGAGCCAACTACGCCTGAGGCAACAACACCAGAAGCTACTACAGCTGAAGACACAACATTAGAGCCAACTACGCCTGAAGCAACTACACCAGAGGCTACTACAGCTGAAGACACAACATTAGAGCCAACTACGCCTGAAGCATCAACACCAAGTACCCCATCTACACCTGCACCAATTTGTCCCCCAGGTGTTTTTGGCAATGTACCACATCCCGTTTTGTGTGACTACTATTACAATTGTATTGGAGGAATGGAAGTTTTACTGAGATGTTTAGAAGGCTTTGAGTACGATCACAGTATTAGG GGCTGCTCACGCATTTCCGAAAATGGATGTTTTGCAAGAAAAAATGTTACAACAACAATAGATTATAacacagatacaacaacagaCTACCAACTTATCGACACAACAACAGAATATATAGAATCAACAACATACAGAGAGAATATTTGTCCACCCGGTTTTTCAGGGAATTTGCCACACTCAACAATTTGCAGTCATTATTATCTTTGTGAAGAGGGTGAAGCGATACTGAAGAACTGCGCGAAGGGATTTGAGTACGATGCCGAAATTatg gACTGTGTTCCAATATCAGAGACCGGTTGTTACGCACAGCAAGGTCTAACAACAACAACGGATAACAATAGATTACCCGAGTTATCAACTTACAAGAACGACGAAGAGGACTATATATGTCCACCAATGTTTTCTGGTAATATCGAACATCCAACTTTGTGTGATTCGTATTACACTTGCTTTGCTGGAATGGAATTTTTGATGAATTGCTCTCATGGATTCGAGTTTGACCCAGTTGTTAAG AATTGCGTCCGGATTTCAAAAACTGGTTGTTTCGCAACACGATACAACTTAACATCATCAAcaacaacgacaacgacaccAACTATAACAACAACCGAAAACAATAAAGACAAACCAATATGTCCACCGAACTTCTCAGGAAATGTACCCCACGAAACAAAATGCGATTCTTACTATACTTGCTTTAGTGGATCGGAGTTTTTGATGCAATGTCCCAACggatttgaatttgattcgAATACAAAA GATTGCGTTCGAATATCGGAGACCGGTTGTTTTGCACAACAACGCTTAGCAACAACAACAGACAACAATAGATTACCCGAGCTATCTACTTATAAGAACGATGAAGAGGACTATATATGTCCACCAATGTTTTCTGGTAATATAAAGCATCCATCTTTGTGTGATTCGTATTACACTTGCTTTGCTGGGATGGAGTTTTTGATGAATTGCACTCATGGATTCGAGTTTGACCCAGTTGTTAAG GACTGTGTTCGAATATCAGAGACTGGTTGTTTTGCACAACAAGGCTTAGCCACAACAACggataacaataaattacccGAGTTATCAACTTACAAGAACGATGAAGAGGACTATATATGCCCACCTATGTTTTCTGGTAATATCGAACATCCAAGTTTGTGTGATTCGTATTACACTTGCTTTGCTGGAATGGAGTTTTTGATGAATTGTTCTCATGGATTCGAGTTTGATCCAGCTGTTAAg aaTTGCGTCCGGATCTCGAACACTGGCTGTTTTGCAACACGATACAACTTAACAACAACTACAACGACAACCACAACAACGACACCATCTACAACAACACCCGAAAACAACAAAGTCAAACCAATATGTCCACCGGCTTTCTCAGGAAATATTCCCCACAGAACGAAATGTGATTATTACTATACTTGCTTTAGTGGATCGGAGTTTTTAATGCAGTGTCCCaaagaatttgaatttgatccGAATACAAAA GACTGTGTTCGAATATCAGAGGCTGGTTGTTTCGCACATCAAGATCTAACAACAACAACGGATAACAATAGGTTACCCGAGTTATCAACTTACAAGAACGATGAAGAGGACTATATATGCCCACCTACGTTTTCTGGGAATATCGAACATCCAACTTTATGTGATTCGTATTACACTTGCTTTGCTGGAATGGAGTTTTTGATGAATTGTTCTCATGGATTCGAGTTCGATCCAGTCGTTGAG aattgCGTCCGAGTTTCGAAAACTGGTTGTTTTGCAACACGATACAACTTAAcaacaacgacaacgacatcAACTACAACCGAACACAACAAAGTCACACCAATATGTCCACCGGCTTTCTCAGGAAACATTCCCCACAGAACAAAATGCGATTATTACTATACTTGCTTCAGTGGTTCGGAGTTTTTAATGCAGTGTCCCAACGGATTTGAATTTGATCCCACAACCAAC GAATGTGTAAGGGTAACGCCGAGTGGATGTTTCGCGCGGCAAAATG ATCCAGAAAACATTTGCGCACCAGGTAAATCTGGTCACGTGCCACACCCAGAATTGTGTGACACGTTCTACCTTTGTGCCATGGGTGAACCCCTGAGGCTACATTGCAGCAGAGGATTTGAATTCTCTGCAGAAAATGGG CAATGCGTGGCGATATCTGATGATGGATGCTTTGCGAAAG TGAAACAATCAAAACAGATGCCAATTTGCTCACCAGCTAAATCTGGTAACATACCACATCAAACAAGATGCGACTCGTACTATCACTGTGAAGATGGTGAAGCCACAGAAGTATTTTGTAAAGAAGGATTGGAATTTGACCCAGAAACTAAG caATGCGCGCTCATTTCGGAGAACGGCTGCACAGCTCGCAAGTAG